A genomic window from Pecten maximus chromosome 2, xPecMax1.1, whole genome shotgun sequence includes:
- the LOC117321960 gene encoding guanine nucleotide-binding protein G(i) subunit alpha-like gives MVDVGGQRSERRKWIHCFDNVTAIIFVTAMTFYHQMNDSSDMNKLHESLLIFKSLCANQYLHKSAFLVFLNKMDIFKVMIQRKSLKCCFPRYKGGKSFIESAQYISCLFENASRRNSGVYCHYTTATDTENFDRVFDTSMAILLEKNLAVTGLL, from the exons ATGGTAGATGTTGGTGGCCAAAGATCTGAGAGGAGGAAATGGATCCACTGCTTCGATAATGTCACAGCTATTATCTTCGTTACAGCGATGACTTTTTACCACCAGATGAATGATTCGTCAGATATG aATAAACTTCATGAGTCATTGTTGATTTTTAAGTCTTTATGTGCAAACCAGTATCTTCACAAGTCGGCCTTTCTGGTTTTTCTAAATAAAATGGATATTTTCAAAGTCATGATACAGAGGAAATCACTAAAGTGCTGTTTTCCACGCTATAAAG GTGGAAAATCTTTTATTGAATCAGCCCAATACATCTCCTGTCTGTTTGAAAACGCAAGTCGCCGAAATAGTGGAGTCTACTGTCACTACACCACTGCCACAGACACAGAGAACTTTGATCGAGTTTTCGACACATCCATGGCTATCCTTCTCGAAAAGAACCTTGCGGTGACCGGACTGCTTTAG